From a single Vagococcus xieshaowenii genomic region:
- a CDS encoding helix-turn-helix domain-containing protein, protein MDNELFKNLRICQNINQKILADKINLTQSTLSRIEQDLDKLSISNSVKILDNINLTLEDLPYIAYSNSKFKEMTILAFKNIDEPVFDEIKIFYEFFKKNKDNNLYCLMEYFKAKKNFSYRFPEIVESITRDEIINFKNTIKSSKYHSHIYYEILNCISLCHIVTSDELKEYVDIMYYNSEINLAFCPERIKKNMIAVLNNLLDISFREEPLDFKKIEDYFQALNNALIINPRMEIEVIMPYYQILIDSKFNFRYEHTLDIQNLVRALRTINAKTIAKAIELDFSDLTNKDNTNVMDRILWT, encoded by the coding sequence ATGGATAATGAATTATTTAAAAATTTAAGAATATGCCAAAATATTAATCAAAAAATTCTTGCAGATAAGATAAATTTAACTCAGTCAACTCTATCAAGAATTGAACAAGATTTAGATAAACTAAGTATAAGTAATTCTGTAAAAATTTTAGATAATATAAATCTAACACTTGAAGATCTACCCTATATTGCATACAGCAATTCAAAGTTTAAAGAAATGACAATTTTAGCATTCAAGAACATCGATGAACCAGTTTTTGATGAAATTAAGATATTTTATGAATTTTTCAAAAAAAATAAGGATAATAATTTATATTGCTTAATGGAGTATTTTAAAGCGAAAAAAAATTTTTCATATCGTTTTCCAGAAATCGTTGAATCTATTACTAGAGACGAAATAATAAATTTCAAAAACACAATAAAATCATCTAAATACCACTCTCACATATATTATGAAATACTGAATTGTATATCTCTTTGCCATATCGTTACTTCAGATGAACTAAAAGAGTATGTAGATATAATGTATTACAACAGCGAAATTAATCTGGCTTTTTGTCCAGAAAGGATTAAAAAAAATATGATTGCTGTTTTAAATAATTTGTTAGATATTTCTTTTAGAGAAGAACCACTCGACTTTAAAAAAATTGAGGATTATTTCCAGGCATTAAATAATGCGCTCATTATTAATCCTCGTATGGAAATTGAAGTTATAATGCCTTATTATCAAATCCTAATCGACTCTAAATTTAATTTTAGATATGAGCATACTTTGGATATTCAAAATTTAGTTCGTGCTTTAAGAACTATCAATGCTAAGACAATTGCTAAAGCCATAGAATTAGACTTTTCTGACCTTACAAACAAGGATAATACGAATGTTATGGACAGAATTTTGTGGACATAA
- a CDS encoding helix-turn-helix domain-containing protein: protein MKLFLNSEEKMSEKSTYREYDVLTVEDLSDKSELSKLLIEMQGESFLYVLSFESLRISTAQMSKLFDLLDAAHVELVFLNETTDFSMYLRKICQAEIKSITYRTKKGIDNARTQGVVGGRPKTPKKTQEKIRELYYSRKLSLKQIAEKCNVSIATVYKYSKIS from the coding sequence ATGAAATTATTTTTAAATTCCGAAGAGAAAATGTCCGAAAAATCAACGTATAGAGAATACGATGTATTGACGGTAGAAGATTTAAGCGACAAAAGTGAACTGTCTAAGTTATTAATCGAAATGCAGGGAGAGTCATTCTTATACGTATTAAGCTTTGAAAGCTTACGAATTAGTACCGCACAAATGAGTAAATTATTTGATTTACTAGATGCTGCACATGTAGAACTAGTCTTTCTAAATGAAACGACTGATTTTAGTATGTATCTAAGAAAAATATGTCAGGCAGAAATAAAGAGCATTACCTATCGAACAAAAAAGGGAATAGACAACGCACGCACTCAAGGAGTAGTGGGTGGACGTCCTAAAACACCTAAAAAGACACAAGAAAAAATTCGTGAGTTGTATTATTCAAGAAAATTGAGTTTAAAACAAATTGCCGAAAAGTGTAATGTGTCTATAGCAACGGTTTACAAGTATTCGAAAATTTCATAA
- a CDS encoding SpaA isopeptide-forming pilin-related protein — translation MKSKRFVSVVMVMMLLLQQVGSTVYAVTTNDGTPAVEQTMETEQTERSDSADTSESGSEQNSTEKEVVSSSIENTEEEAQAPPVEKEQNVTNVINEETEETQESTDSSSNVETDTSSTNDKSAEQSKETIDSSSVKESDETVPQLSEQLILEKLQGMRSTSEQDTLKDYFVGDNFLGTEKQLRAYAQARGLTLTAKRINYTNVRILPKVPNGQYPEGTNFTHDYMLKFTLDGKTVFCIQEASPTWNGATYNGEQAITSFLTDATLVKKLNLIAHFGYYANSDKSDAQYAATELMLWEAFGGSTLKTTIPDYSTRKSAVNSKVSSYQKPSSLKGSTITVKAGQTVTKTDSNGVLSDYEVITNTANVGIKINGNKLEITGKTNSNSNGVVLLQKKMAVTPENSLVYRKGVMQALGYLNDPDLIKETINIKVELNGTVKIKKVDENGKSLANAKFKYTYGSKSGQVTSNSSGEATLSNVPAGSKVTVTEIQAPTGYVLDSTPQTVTVEASKTAILTFKNKQIKGNIKLVKKADENWQTGAKNDFLKGAEFTLYKSDGKTQVAKATTNAKGEISFTNIAYGDYVLKETKVPAGYLPVADMKVSIKTNGQTITLNATDKVIKGNIKLVKKADENWQTGAKNNFLQGAEFTLYKSDGKTQVAKATTNAKGEISFTNLLYGNYVLKETKVPEGYLPVADMNVSIKENSKTIELSATDKVVKGNIKLVKKADINWQTEAKDSFLQGAEFTLYKSDGKTQVAKATTDAKGEISFTNLLYGDYVLKETKVPEGYLPVADMKVSIKENNQTIELSATDKVMKGSIKLVKKADEEWTTDNTNTFLKGAEFTLFKSDGETEVAKATTNEKGDIIFNDVLYGSYILKETVVPEGYLPVEDMNVTINKDQQLIELFATDKVIREDLKLTKVDIESGKPILTKDAQFEIKNLQTGQLVTHTTELEEESSVFVTNEDGVIFVPQLKYGWYEVTEIFAPNGYIQLKEPVKFKVDGSNNGLIELTITNKPAKGKVNVNKIGQKEVAVESEETEFGELYRFTYDYRDLADVTYELYAAEEIKTGDGVVHYEKEQIIDEATTDENGRFEITGLYPGHYYLIEKEAPNGYIKDKEKVPFDIRYEGQEVELSETDVEHKNIWNEFQVLINKEEEVVSGWENNAPIIETIPSQNKVFGLFKRNGFELNGEQVVPENSLVAIVKTIHGVATFQGQLPEGDDYYAKELDAGLDHVLEDTEYPVDLTPQDNREVVQANVYANQTFVGNANLNRMARQPILNKLARQNVKLIKVDNTSYVNEKVLAGVAFDLLKTDGEEEVKVAEFVTDENGEINLENLPTGQYKFVETQPLENYLPNSEDLSFEIQPSTDGEVIIIKAHNERVEPTLGTMLTDLDGQKLIDSLVDNTFIDTLDYTGMLLGKDEKYEIHFELWERSSLGASQDKLVAKTIAKDVVFETENGTYDMRLDVPAGTLEPSKTYYAKEFVYRKTKENPTPDKPFTEHDDRDCKDQTIETKAKPIVPVKYLPQTGETAKLGLSILGLLLVISVGYVWVTKRRKES, via the coding sequence ATGAAATCAAAACGATTTGTCTCAGTTGTCATGGTGATGATGTTGTTACTTCAACAAGTAGGTTCAACTGTTTATGCAGTGACAACCAATGATGGTACACCAGCTGTGGAACAAACCATGGAAACAGAACAAACTGAACGCTCAGATAGCGCGGACACATCAGAAAGTGGGAGTGAACAAAACTCTACAGAGAAAGAAGTAGTAAGCTCATCTATTGAAAATACCGAGGAAGAGGCACAAGCTCCACCAGTTGAAAAAGAACAAAATGTTACTAATGTTATTAACGAAGAAACAGAAGAGACACAAGAATCTACTGATAGTTCGTCTAATGTGGAAACAGATACCAGTAGCACAAACGATAAATCTGCGGAACAGTCGAAAGAAACTATTGATAGTTCCTCTGTTAAAGAATCAGATGAAACAGTTCCGCAATTATCAGAACAATTAATCTTAGAAAAATTACAAGGAATGCGTTCAACGAGTGAACAAGATACATTGAAAGACTACTTCGTTGGTGATAATTTCTTAGGGACAGAAAAACAATTACGTGCGTATGCACAAGCTAGAGGATTAACTCTTACAGCAAAAAGAATAAATTACACTAACGTGAGAATACTCCCTAAAGTACCAAATGGTCAATATCCAGAAGGAACCAATTTTACTCATGATTACATGTTGAAATTCACTTTAGATGGCAAAACAGTGTTTTGTATTCAAGAAGCTAGTCCTACCTGGAATGGAGCGACGTACAATGGCGAACAAGCTATTACATCCTTTTTAACAGATGCGACATTAGTGAAGAAACTAAATTTAATCGCTCATTTTGGGTACTATGCCAATTCTGATAAATCAGATGCGCAGTATGCAGCAACTGAATTGATGCTTTGGGAAGCATTTGGTGGTTCTACTTTAAAAACTACTATTCCAGATTACTCAACAAGAAAATCAGCGGTTAACTCAAAAGTTTCAAGTTATCAAAAACCTTCATCATTAAAAGGTTCCACAATTACAGTAAAAGCAGGTCAAACAGTTACAAAGACTGACTCAAACGGAGTGTTGTCTGATTATGAAGTAATCACGAATACGGCTAATGTTGGGATAAAAATTAATGGTAATAAATTAGAAATTACTGGTAAAACTAATTCAAATTCAAATGGTGTAGTTTTATTACAGAAGAAAATGGCAGTTACACCCGAAAATTCTTTGGTCTATCGTAAAGGGGTCATGCAAGCTTTGGGTTATTTAAATGACCCAGATTTGATTAAAGAAACGATAAACATCAAAGTAGAACTAAACGGTACAGTCAAAATTAAAAAAGTTGATGAAAATGGCAAATCTCTTGCAAATGCTAAATTCAAGTACACGTATGGTTCTAAGAGTGGTCAAGTGACGTCTAATAGTAGTGGTGAAGCGACGTTGTCTAATGTTCCCGCAGGTTCTAAAGTAACCGTGACGGAAATTCAAGCCCCAACAGGATATGTGTTAGACAGCACTCCACAAACCGTAACGGTTGAAGCAAGCAAAACCGCTATTTTAACGTTTAAAAACAAACAAATCAAAGGAAACATCAAGTTAGTTAAAAAAGCTGATGAAAATTGGCAAACAGGCGCTAAAAATGATTTTCTTAAAGGTGCTGAGTTCACGCTTTACAAATCAGACGGAAAAACACAAGTTGCGAAAGCTACAACGAATGCGAAAGGTGAGATTTCATTTACTAATATTGCATATGGGGATTATGTGTTAAAAGAAACGAAAGTTCCTGCAGGTTACTTACCAGTTGCAGATATGAAAGTATCTATTAAAACAAATGGTCAAACCATTACGTTAAATGCAACAGATAAAGTCATTAAAGGAAACATCAAGTTAGTTAAAAAAGCCGATGAAAATTGGCAAACAGGTGCTAAGAATAATTTCTTACAAGGCGCAGAATTTACCCTTTACAAATCAGATGGTAAGACACAAGTAGCGAAGGCTACCACAAATGCGAAAGGTGAAATTTCATTTACCAACTTATTATATGGAAACTATGTATTGAAAGAAACGAAGGTTCCAGAAGGCTATTTACCTGTAGCGGATATGAATGTCTCAATTAAAGAGAATAGTAAAACGATCGAATTAAGTGCCACTGATAAAGTCGTTAAAGGGAATATTAAATTAGTGAAAAAAGCCGATATTAATTGGCAAACAGAAGCGAAAGACAGTTTCTTACAAGGCGCCGAATTTACTCTTTACAAATCAGATGGTAAGACACAAGTAGCGAAAGCCACAACGGATGCTAAAGGTGAAATCTCATTTACCAATTTATTGTATGGGGATTATGTATTAAAAGAAACAAAAGTCCCAGAAGGTTACTTACCTGTAGCGGATATGAAAGTTTCTATCAAAGAAAATAATCAAACAATCGAATTAAGTGCGACAGATAAAGTCATGAAAGGCTCTATCAAATTAGTTAAAAAAGCAGATGAAGAGTGGACAACGGATAATACGAATACCTTCTTAAAAGGTGCAGAATTTACATTATTCAAATCAGATGGTGAAACAGAAGTCGCAAAAGCAACGACGAATGAAAAAGGTGACATCATCTTTAATGACGTGCTTTATGGTTCATACATTTTGAAAGAAACGGTTGTTCCAGAGGGTTACTTACCAGTAGAAGATATGAACGTGACCATTAATAAGGATCAACAGTTAATTGAATTGTTCGCAACGGACAAAGTGATTCGTGAAGACTTAAAATTAACGAAAGTTGATATTGAAAGTGGGAAACCAATCTTAACGAAAGACGCTCAGTTTGAAATTAAAAACTTACAAACGGGTCAATTAGTGACACATACAACTGAATTAGAAGAAGAAAGCTCGGTTTTCGTAACAAACGAAGATGGAGTTATTTTTGTGCCTCAATTGAAGTATGGCTGGTATGAAGTGACTGAGATTTTCGCACCAAACGGTTATATTCAGCTGAAAGAACCCGTTAAATTCAAAGTAGACGGGTCAAACAATGGCTTAATTGAGTTAACGATTACGAATAAACCGGCTAAAGGGAAAGTAAACGTTAATAAGATTGGTCAAAAAGAAGTAGCGGTTGAGTCAGAAGAAACAGAATTTGGTGAGTTATACCGATTCACGTATGATTACCGCGATTTAGCAGATGTTACATATGAGTTATATGCGGCAGAAGAAATTAAAACGGGTGATGGCGTTGTTCATTACGAAAAGGAACAAATCATTGATGAAGCGACAACTGATGAAAATGGCCGTTTTGAAATCACTGGTCTTTACCCTGGTCACTATTACTTGATTGAAAAAGAAGCGCCAAACGGCTATATCAAGGACAAAGAAAAAGTACCGTTTGACATTCGATACGAAGGTCAAGAAGTAGAATTATCAGAAACAGACGTGGAACACAAAAATATCTGGAATGAGTTCCAAGTATTAATTAACAAAGAAGAGGAAGTAGTGAGTGGTTGGGAAAATAACGCACCAATTATTGAGACAATCCCTTCTCAAAACAAGGTCTTTGGGTTATTTAAGCGCAACGGCTTTGAATTGAACGGCGAACAAGTCGTACCAGAAAATAGTTTAGTAGCGATTGTGAAGACGATTCATGGCGTGGCAACATTCCAAGGTCAATTACCAGAAGGTGATGACTACTACGCGAAAGAATTAGATGCAGGGCTTGACCATGTGTTAGAAGATACGGAATATCCTGTTGATTTAACGCCACAAGATAATCGTGAGGTCGTTCAAGCGAATGTTTATGCAAATCAAACATTTGTTGGCAATGCAAACTTAAACAGAATGGCACGTCAACCAATCTTAAATAAATTAGCACGCCAAAACGTGAAATTAATCAAAGTGGATAATACGTCTTATGTGAATGAGAAAGTATTAGCAGGTGTGGCGTTTGATTTATTGAAAACAGATGGTGAAGAAGAAGTAAAAGTAGCGGAATTTGTAACGGATGAGAACGGTGAAATCAACCTAGAGAATTTACCTACAGGTCAGTACAAGTTTGTTGAAACACAACCTTTAGAGAATTACTTGCCAAACAGCGAAGATTTGAGCTTCGAAATTCAACCTTCAACTGATGGCGAAGTAATCATCATTAAAGCGCACAATGAACGTGTAGAGCCAACACTAGGCACGATGTTAACGGACTTGGACGGTCAAAAGTTAATTGATAGCTTAGTGGACAACACTTTCATTGATACCCTAGATTATACAGGAATGTTGCTAGGAAAAGATGAAAAATATGAGATTCATTTTGAATTATGGGAGCGTTCATCGTTAGGTGCGTCACAAGATAAGTTAGTGGCGAAAACTATCGCAAAAGACGTGGTCTTTGAAACTGAAAATGGCACGTATGATATGCGACTAGATGTCCCAGCGGGTACATTAGAGCCAAGTAAGACGTACTATGCGAAAGAATTTGTTTACCGTAAAACGAAAGAGAATCCTACACCAGACAAACCATTTACAGAACATGATGATCGTGACTGTAAAGACCAAACGATTGAAACGAAAGCAAAACCGATTGTCCCAGTTAAGTATTTACCACAAACGGGTGAAACGGCGAAACTAGGTCTTTCAATTCTAGGGTTATTATTGGTCATTTCAGTTGGTTATGTTTGGGTAACAAAACGTCGTAAAGAGAGTTAA
- a CDS encoding pilin, giving the protein MKDMIIQAKTHVLIGATDPGQMMTKIFNDIEKWLLAGIVGYAVVQFILAMFGFMSKEPQKHSQAKDHAIHACIGIVGAFAATTIMTYLKTQATSWTAMQSIVETFLA; this is encoded by the coding sequence ATGAAAGATATGATTATCCAAGCTAAAACTCACGTATTAATTGGAGCAACTGATCCAGGACAAATGATGACTAAAATTTTTAACGATATTGAAAAATGGCTACTTGCAGGGATTGTCGGATATGCAGTGGTTCAATTTATTTTAGCGATGTTTGGTTTTATGTCAAAAGAGCCACAGAAACACTCGCAAGCTAAAGACCATGCGATTCATGCGTGTATCGGTATTGTAGGGGCCTTTGCTGCTACTACTATAATGACTTATCTAAAGACGCAAGCAACAAGTTGGACTGCTATGCAATCCATTGTTGAAACATTTTTAGCTTAA